The following coding sequences are from one Paenibacillus tundrae window:
- a CDS encoding DUF7601 domain-containing protein, with product MKHKRSIGKTMLSICLAIMLVLQTVAFPAAALANDDSGSMNVVESQSTSEVVDDATGGLPSDNSSLEAEEVSDPSDETSENNLPPASDEEEANDATEEPSSDSPTMTPEAESKPQANSMVGLMAVDPSDKTAVFMDANASFPLKVTQGTEVAPGGTIQGRQAFTLTSEGLKVPVMGDYVGTQDQNDTTKYMQKGDFIELKRDTYFKEVVLPTATRTLNATTDSGVKQLGTVYFTPNSIRIVFNGDDQFFDGRGRAVTFSFDTTANSDVTGMNYGESKPISIFGGAYQLKNPDVTPAYSINLAGDNWPKNASWTWWYITVPAYQNGYLTIQSTPSSFDVLDSTYKLPLDGMTFYSKPSDYRTVYVPGSFKVNGNAVQPTIDGDGGLSYIFPAETGIDPKVEYQVWFKKDLFYKEYRDVGMDPGRSGGQRFDPKVELRDANASVKASAVRETWIAPDWIQASASYDHSSETITWKVVVNQYNKKGLEDFTITNVLPQGLEFESATWQTWVDGVGSEEAAITPDPNGVYSFDTINGKVELLIKSKVISGSNFEIKPRANWNLATPDGIQNNDVTVGTRPSAVTDEATVTVGAHTFTKAGAVSTEDFNLGGITWTVNLAPQYALPNAAVYDVLVHGGNLNVLDNAVDDTGEVSADTIAKIKANVTNAQLWKQYHKDSIKGTNGLNLKVIPLKVNDEVVADLVKATGYTDQASSFSFRSLETNPDILFRQEINAGKTISNRALLIDGETVKQAQNSANLHLRMLNKDMLAASYPVKVDGTTDTWYTPNNVQRYIGYDGSSSGDEYTIAGYDRITKTVTFRLGVNMPGYNTDEMAKDGGNRVITNVKLVDTLPDGWEFVPFENGKDYELYKGYSNNDGGTNYGARNNAISIIEPNDSAHVVNFDHSGNEGVFTFSKLQSPYVILVKARPSNEALAQYIEDYTTNGIDKQVMYNKADLHMSWGGEEKVVTEQRKIIVPIQTLNKSVTKPVPGVLEWTVNYTPPFNMQQGAYLQDTLGAGMNLRYEVDGKLVLSAPSMAVYPATLTASGALERTGAALDLSDPNAEVQVEAAPGVGGTTVLLFKMDDPNEFYQFVYQTEVDPNTAKAGDKMGNEVKLMGDDKLKSVSARSESTLDSSDVAGTSTSNALLPLRKVDPDNNPLKDVEFTLYKKSNGEEVTHGTTDRDGKLNLFIKDPGYYELKETYIDTTTWLPMTKIYQVYIGNTPGKPIWVDGIKVNSELPLIVPTPAQGKLTISNTVQGNGSDPSKDFEYTVNFDGEGKDKEYAYTKSDGTSGKIKSGDKITLKHGESVTLAALPADLMYTVTQADYTTIDGYTTTPETREYSGTIVNKGDHKADFINERTVTNLFIINTVKGKADDKQKPFKYTITFTGEGADESYVYTKSDGSTGVVRNGDTFELTDGQTLGVQDLPTNLAYTVTQEDYTTDGYVTDPEDFVHTGTILEKQVSRAEFVNTRPYLEGILRNNNTGEVIPNAPITVTDLKTGEKIQTVTNENGEYAVPAVADTDYTITYTKKYRVGGKDVPVEFTQKANVDGSVTNETVPADITAVGIVMFKQLNGTTELFNDEFISHMHIYLKDSAGNYIEENGRPKAFPMASNGTFSVEGLSEQKYIMEVRYETETGEELLLKVAQLDVKANGELNISEELVDPYGTVYDETTGDASTGKKIEGAVVTLYYADTQRNRDKGRIPGTKVTLPAVPNFPPHDNKSPEQDSDANGFYAYMVFPEADYYLIVTKDGYETHRSDTISVDFDIVRYDVPMRPIRSSGGNGGGGTTNPGNGTSDPGNGTTDPGNGTTDPGNGTTDPVNGTTDPVNGTTEPVNGTTDPVSGTTEPVNGTTDPVNDTNEPDHGATDPDIGTINPVDGMTEPGNGVTNPVSDNTEPDTDTTNPGKVNNDTDNGNSEVNNVSNELDDAPKTGDNSVTPIIYMALALMSLMTIVLCLFGNKKKKHIQ from the coding sequence TTGAAACACAAACGCAGTATAGGTAAAACAATGCTATCCATCTGCTTGGCAATCATGCTTGTCTTGCAGACTGTAGCATTCCCTGCTGCTGCATTGGCGAATGATGATTCCGGCTCAATGAACGTAGTCGAATCGCAATCGACATCAGAGGTCGTGGACGACGCAACAGGTGGGCTTCCATCAGACAATTCTTCCTTGGAAGCGGAGGAAGTGAGTGATCCGTCAGATGAAACGTCGGAGAACAATCTGCCGCCAGCATCAGATGAAGAGGAAGCAAACGATGCAACAGAAGAGCCTTCTTCAGACAGTCCAACGATGACACCTGAGGCGGAGTCCAAGCCGCAAGCTAATAGCATGGTTGGACTAATGGCCGTCGATCCATCGGACAAAACAGCAGTATTCATGGATGCGAATGCATCCTTTCCACTGAAAGTAACGCAAGGAACTGAAGTTGCTCCAGGCGGTACCATTCAGGGGAGACAGGCATTTACCCTTACATCAGAGGGGCTCAAGGTACCAGTAATGGGTGATTATGTTGGTACACAGGATCAGAACGATACGACGAAGTACATGCAGAAGGGTGACTTCATTGAGCTAAAAAGAGACACCTACTTCAAGGAAGTCGTTCTGCCAACCGCGACTAGAACCTTGAATGCCACGACTGATTCTGGAGTGAAGCAGCTTGGTACCGTTTATTTCACACCGAATAGCATCCGAATTGTATTTAATGGGGACGATCAGTTTTTCGATGGTAGAGGTAGAGCGGTCACATTCAGCTTTGATACCACTGCTAATTCGGATGTAACAGGTATGAATTACGGTGAAAGCAAACCGATTTCGATTTTTGGCGGAGCATATCAACTAAAGAATCCGGATGTTACCCCGGCTTATAGCATCAACTTGGCAGGGGATAACTGGCCTAAGAACGCAAGTTGGACTTGGTGGTATATAACCGTGCCAGCCTATCAGAATGGTTATCTGACCATCCAGTCTACTCCGTCTTCGTTTGATGTGCTTGATTCAACTTACAAGCTACCGCTAGATGGAATGACGTTCTATTCCAAGCCTTCTGATTACCGTACGGTCTATGTACCTGGATCTTTCAAGGTTAACGGTAATGCGGTACAGCCAACGATTGATGGAGATGGCGGGCTGAGCTATATCTTCCCGGCGGAGACTGGAATAGATCCAAAAGTTGAGTATCAAGTGTGGTTTAAGAAAGATTTATTTTATAAAGAGTATCGTGACGTGGGCATGGATCCTGGTCGCTCTGGGGGACAACGCTTTGATCCGAAAGTTGAACTGAGGGATGCGAATGCTAGTGTAAAAGCTAGCGCAGTACGGGAAACGTGGATAGCGCCCGACTGGATTCAAGCATCTGCTTCATATGACCACTCCAGTGAAACAATCACATGGAAAGTTGTAGTTAACCAGTATAACAAAAAAGGGTTAGAGGACTTTACGATAACCAATGTACTACCTCAAGGGCTAGAGTTTGAATCAGCTACGTGGCAGACATGGGTAGATGGGGTTGGATCTGAAGAAGCAGCAATTACACCAGATCCGAACGGAGTTTATTCCTTTGACACGATTAACGGTAAGGTTGAATTGTTGATTAAGAGCAAGGTTATTAGCGGTTCGAATTTCGAAATTAAACCTCGTGCCAACTGGAACTTGGCTACACCAGACGGCATACAGAACAACGATGTAACTGTGGGTACAAGACCTAGTGCGGTTACCGATGAGGCCACCGTCACTGTCGGCGCTCATACGTTTACCAAAGCAGGCGCTGTATCGACAGAAGATTTTAACCTGGGTGGCATTACGTGGACTGTCAATCTAGCGCCACAGTATGCTTTGCCCAATGCTGCCGTATACGATGTGTTGGTTCATGGCGGGAATCTGAACGTCTTGGACAATGCTGTGGATGATACTGGTGAGGTCAGTGCAGACACAATTGCCAAAATCAAAGCTAATGTAACTAACGCGCAGTTGTGGAAGCAGTACCACAAAGATTCCATCAAGGGCACAAACGGCTTAAACTTGAAGGTCATCCCTTTGAAAGTGAACGATGAAGTCGTGGCAGATCTGGTCAAAGCGACTGGATATACAGATCAAGCCTCGTCATTTAGTTTCCGCTCACTTGAGACTAATCCTGACATTCTGTTCAGACAGGAGATTAATGCAGGGAAAACCATTTCAAATCGGGCTTTACTGATTGATGGTGAAACTGTAAAACAAGCGCAAAACAGCGCCAACCTGCACCTACGTATGCTGAACAAGGATATGCTTGCGGCTTCGTATCCTGTTAAGGTGGACGGTACTACTGACACATGGTATACCCCGAACAATGTTCAACGTTATATCGGCTATGACGGCTCATCAAGTGGGGACGAATATACCATAGCTGGTTACGACCGGATAACAAAAACGGTTACTTTCCGTTTAGGTGTCAATATGCCAGGTTATAACACTGACGAAATGGCGAAAGACGGTGGGAATCGGGTTATCACCAATGTGAAACTGGTGGATACATTACCAGATGGTTGGGAATTTGTACCTTTTGAGAATGGAAAAGATTACGAGCTGTATAAGGGCTACTCTAACAATGATGGTGGCACTAACTATGGAGCCCGTAACAACGCTATATCCATTATCGAGCCAAATGATTCTGCGCATGTGGTGAATTTTGACCATAGCGGAAACGAAGGTGTTTTCACATTTTCCAAACTGCAAAGTCCTTATGTCATTTTGGTAAAGGCGAGACCTTCCAATGAAGCTCTGGCGCAATATATAGAGGATTACACCACGAATGGTATTGATAAACAAGTGATGTACAACAAAGCCGACCTGCATATGAGCTGGGGCGGAGAAGAGAAAGTTGTTACGGAACAACGTAAGATTATCGTACCTATTCAGACTTTAAACAAGTCAGTAACCAAGCCTGTTCCAGGCGTGCTGGAGTGGACGGTAAATTATACCCCACCATTCAACATGCAGCAGGGTGCGTATTTACAGGATACGTTAGGTGCAGGTATGAATCTGCGTTATGAGGTAGATGGAAAGCTTGTGCTGTCAGCGCCAAGTATGGCAGTCTATCCGGCTACACTGACTGCTAGCGGTGCTCTTGAGCGAACTGGCGCTGCACTCGATCTTAGCGATCCGAATGCTGAAGTCCAGGTAGAAGCTGCGCCGGGCGTGGGTGGCACTACTGTTTTATTATTCAAAATGGACGACCCTAACGAGTTCTATCAGTTTGTCTATCAAACCGAGGTTGACCCAAATACAGCCAAAGCTGGAGATAAAATGGGCAATGAGGTTAAGCTCATGGGCGATGATAAACTGAAATCGGTTAGTGCTAGAAGTGAAAGCACGCTGGACAGTTCAGACGTAGCCGGCACTTCAACGTCCAATGCATTGCTGCCTTTGAGAAAGGTAGATCCGGATAACAATCCGTTAAAAGATGTGGAATTCACGCTCTATAAGAAAAGCAACGGGGAAGAAGTCACTCACGGAACAACTGATCGTGATGGGAAACTGAATCTATTCATCAAAGATCCCGGATATTATGAGCTGAAGGAAACGTATATCGATACAACAACATGGTTGCCTATGACCAAAATTTATCAAGTGTATATTGGTAATACACCTGGTAAACCAATCTGGGTAGACGGCATAAAAGTGAACTCTGAACTTCCACTGATCGTGCCTACGCCAGCACAAGGTAAGTTAACGATCAGCAATACAGTGCAAGGAAATGGAAGTGATCCTTCCAAGGACTTCGAATACACTGTGAATTTCGATGGTGAAGGCAAAGACAAGGAATATGCCTACACGAAGTCAGATGGTACCTCTGGCAAGATTAAGAGCGGAGATAAAATTACGCTTAAGCATGGGGAATCTGTGACACTCGCAGCATTGCCTGCGGATCTAATGTATACCGTGACACAGGCCGATTATACGACTATTGATGGCTATACCACTACACCAGAGACGAGAGAGTATTCTGGCACAATCGTGAACAAAGGCGATCATAAGGCAGATTTCATCAATGAACGCACCGTTACCAATCTGTTCATCATCAATACCGTTAAAGGTAAAGCCGATGACAAACAGAAACCGTTCAAGTACACCATCACCTTCACAGGTGAAGGGGCGGACGAATCCTATGTTTATACGAAATCAGACGGTAGCACGGGTGTTGTCCGTAACGGAGATACCTTTGAGCTTACTGATGGACAGACGCTCGGTGTACAGGATCTCCCGACCAATCTGGCATATACGGTAACCCAAGAGGATTATACGACAGATGGTTATGTGACAGATCCCGAAGATTTTGTCCACACAGGCACGATTCTTGAGAAACAAGTGTCGAGAGCAGAGTTTGTAAATACTCGTCCGTATCTGGAAGGCATCCTGCGTAACAACAATACAGGGGAAGTTATTCCTAATGCGCCAATTACGGTAACTGATCTGAAGACAGGTGAGAAAATTCAGACAGTGACAAATGAGAATGGTGAGTATGCAGTTCCAGCTGTGGCAGATACGGACTATACCATCACTTATACGAAGAAATATCGCGTAGGTGGTAAGGATGTACCCGTCGAGTTCACACAAAAAGCAAATGTAGATGGCAGCGTGACAAACGAGACCGTTCCAGCCGACATTACGGCAGTAGGTATTGTAATGTTCAAGCAGTTGAATGGAACAACAGAACTGTTCAACGATGAGTTTATCAGCCATATGCATATCTATTTGAAGGATAGTGCCGGCAATTATATTGAAGAAAATGGCCGTCCTAAAGCATTCCCGATGGCTTCAAATGGAACGTTCTCCGTAGAAGGGCTAAGCGAGCAGAAGTACATCATGGAAGTTCGTTATGAGACGGAGACAGGCGAAGAATTACTCCTCAAAGTCGCACAACTGGATGTAAAGGCGAACGGAGAGCTTAATATTTCCGAGGAGTTAGTTGACCCGTACGGTACGGTTTATGATGAAACGACAGGAGATGCCAGCACGGGCAAGAAGATTGAAGGAGCTGTCGTTACACTGTATTATGCGGATACGCAGCGGAATAGAGATAAAGGTCGCATTCCGGGTACAAAAGTAACCCTTCCTGCGGTTCCTAATTTCCCGCCGCACGATAATAAGAGTCCAGAGCAGGATAGCGATGCCAATGGCTTTTATGCGTACATGGTATTCCCTGAAGCTGATTACTATCTGATCGTAACGAAGGATGGATACGAGACACATCGAAGTGATACGATCTCTGTCGATTTCGACATTGTCAGATATGATGTGCCTATGAGACCTATTCGTTCTAGCGGCGGTAACGGTGGCGGTGGAACGACTAATCCAGGCAACGGAACAAGCGATCCGGGTAATGGAACGACCGATCCGGGCAACGGAACAACTGACCCGGGTAATGGAACGACCGATCCAGTTAACGGAACGACCGATCCGGTCAATGGAACGACCGAACCAGTTAACGGAACGACAGATCCGGTCAGTGGAACCACCGAACCGGTTAACGGAACGACAGATCCAGTTAATGATACCAACGAGCCAGATCACGGTGCTACCGATCCGGATATCGGCACGATCAATCCGGTTGATGGAATGACCGAACCAGGTAATGGAGTGACTAATCCGGTGAGCGATAATACCGAGCCGGATACAGATACGACCAATCCGGGCAAGGTTAATAATGACACCGACAATGGCAACAGTGAAGTCAACAACGTCAGCAATGAGCTGGACGATGCTCCGAAAACGGGAGACAACAGCGTAACGCCAATAATTTATATGGCACTAGCTCTGATGTCCTTGATGACAATTGTACTCTGCCTGTTCGGTAACAAGAAGAAAAAACACATTCAATGA